A segment of the Corythoichthys intestinalis isolate RoL2023-P3 chromosome 16, ASM3026506v1, whole genome shotgun sequence genome:
CTGACCTGTATATAAGGCACTCATGTGGGATGCAGAGGTGTGCCTAGAGGACAGTAAAACCAATCCGACTAATCAAGTTTGTCGACGTAGTTGATGACGTAAATTTGTTGACAAGCACAACATCCTGTTGACagttaaagtttaaaaaatggaGATGGGGCtagtatttacagtggggagaacaagtatttgatacactgccgatttagaggtctgtaatttgtatcataagttctcttcaactgtgagggacggaatctaatacaaaaaaaaaacagaaaatcacggtgtatgatttttaaataatacattttcatttaattgcatcaaataagtatttgatacatcacaaaaatcgaacttaatatttggtacagaaacctttgtttgctattacagataccaaacatttcctgtagtccttggcaaggtttgcacacactgcagcagggattttggcccactcctccatgcagatcttcaggtttcggggctgctgccgggcaacatggactttcagctccctccatagattttctaacgggttcagatctggtgactggctaggccactccaggttcttaagatgcttcttacggagccactctttagttgccttggctgtgtgctttgggtcgttgtcatgctggaagacccagccacgacccatcttcagggctctcactgaaggaaagaggttgtcagccaagatctggcgataaatagccccatccatcctcccctcaatacggtgcagtcgtcctgtacccttggcagagaagcagcccccaaaaaatgatgtttcctcctccatgtttcacggttgggatggtgttcttggggttgtactcatccttctttttcctccaaacacgatgaGCCGAGTttggaccaaaaagttcaattttggtctcatctgaccacatgaccttctcccattgctcctctggatcatccagatggtcagtggcaaacttcagacgtgtctggacacgcACTGGCTTCAGTAGCGGgatcttgcgtgcgctgtaggattttaatccatgatggcgtaacgtgtttccgatggttttcttcgagactgtggttccagctctcttcaggtcattgaccaggtcctgctgtgtagttctgggctgatccctcaccttcctcatgatcagtgatgccccacgaggtgagatcttgcatggagccccagaacgaggcagattgaccgtcaacttgaacttcttccattttctaataatcgctccaacagttgttaccttctcaccaagctgcttgcttattttcctgtagcccatcccagccttgtgcaggtttattattttatccctgatgtccttacacagctctttggtcttggccattgtggagaggttggagtttgtttgtttgtttgagcatatgaacaggtgtgttttatacaggtaacaagttcaaacaggtgcagttacttctggTAATGAATggcgaacaggaggggttcttaaaaaagggctaagagccgaaatatttactagttggtaatgtatcaaataactTATTTCatacagttaaatacaaatttattatttaaaaattatacaatgtgattttctggatatttgtattagattccgtctctcacagttgaagagaacttatgatacaaattacagacctctacatggcttgcatgtgggaaaaccagcaaaatcggcagtgtatcaaatacttcttctccccactgtatatcacgcatttatttacatggttaccatgtccaaagcgctttacattagcaaacATTTATCCATTCacactgccaacccattgggggcaaattagggttcagactaggactctggtgcaaaaatgTGCGATTTGAACGGTCCTAGTGTCAATGAACGTAACCTGACTTGATTAGAGAAAATGGATGACTGAAaacgactcacagttcagtgtcCTCGATACACTCCGGGTCCTCTATGGTCTCGAGGCGTCTCTGGCAGGCGTCCAAGATTTTTTTCCTTGGTCCTAAAGGGATGTGGATGCTCTTGAGGTCCTGGTCGGAGCAAAGCAGCAGTGCCTGGAGGTCAATCTTCTCCCTCCTAAAGATGGAAAAGAACTCGCTCATGCTCTGCGTGGCCAAAAAGACCTCCAGAGGGGCGGTGTGggcctcgtcgtcatcgtcCAGTCCCAATTCCACCTCCTCCCAGGGGAGCTCCTCCAGATTCCTCTCCTGCAAGCTGCGAGCGCTTCCGATGCTGTCGTCGTCCAGGCTGCGGCGAGGGTGCGCTCTGCTGCGAAGGCGCGCGCCGTCACCCGGGCCGTCGGCTCCGTCCGGGTCGCCCAGGTCGAACATCCCTCCGCTGACATAGTTTCTCCTGAAGACCATGGTGCCCAGCCCGGGCCGGTTGAACAGGGAATCGTGTCCCGAGTCGGTGCTGACCTCCGACGGGACGGCGTGAAGGTCCGGCTCGCTGATGGCACGTGAAATGGCGTCGTCGTCGTGCTCTCTGGGGAACATGTCGCGGACGTTGCGGCGCCCATAATCCTTGGGGCCCACGTACGTTCCGGGTTTCATGAACATGACGTCGTTGCCCAGTTGGAGTCCGGAGAGGGAGCGCACGCTCTTTCTCCCGTCCTCGTAGATCTTGAAAGTCCCGTCTCCTTGTTTCTTTTTCTCCAGCTTCTTCTGGATCTTGGTTTTCCCTCGGTTCGTGGCGTGAAGCGTAGCCTGGCGGCAACACAAAAAGGATGTACAGTAGCTTAATGACGGCTAAAGCATCCACATCCACGACcgcatacagtccctgacaaaagtcttgtcacatatccattttgtagaaacacttGCTAATAattgacttttaatgattcaattggttttagaaatggctcatatgaatgctaagaccctcccaaatgatgttgaatgtacaaaaatatatttgtttcactgaaaaaaagattgatcatttaatgaagacataaaggtccaattttggcaagacaaaagttttgtcgcctacagaaagtgcgtgaaaattgaacaaaaaatgtacttcaaagacaaaaatatgttacataacataagctaaTTAAGtaatggtgctgtgagatccaaattgaatattttgtataacttccatgggcttgaagggctgcatccatgcggttcggcaaggattcatccaatttattgatgaagtcatcaggaacatcaaagaaagcagtcttgcatgccttccagcgtttatcaacattcttgggtttcgtcttccatgcttcttctttcatcctacccctagacatgctcaatggtgtccatgtctggtgactgggctggccagtccttgaggatcttgatcttctttgccttgaggaactttgaagtaTGCAATGGGTTTCgttttccatgcttcctctttcacccttttcatgtctggtgactgggctggccagtcctggaggatcttgatcttctttgccttgaggaactttgaggtagagagagaatttgtccctttttatggttaggaatgtaagaggcagctaagatttgttgatatttcagaatatttatgttgctttccaccctgcagatctctcgcacaccccatactggatgtaaccccagaccatgattttgccaccaccaaacttcactgttttctgagtaaatctcagatccatgcgggctccagtaggtctcctgcaatatttgcggcgactgtggtgtaattcaatggaagatttgtctgaaaaatccacctttagcCACAAAACTCTTAGATTttgtgttttctcctagtgtgacttgtccctgtgattgcccattgctttcacctgtgtgtgttctcccagtgtatcctgcaatctgcatccacctgtgttacccagctgttcctcgtctcgttaccccttgtctgcgtgtgtgtatataatgacccagtttcttgtcactccttgttgcgtcatcgtcAATGTCTGTCTGTGTCAAAGTCAAGACCTCTCCAAGccttcgtgtaccagtccctccgtttaagtaagttttggttagaaccttgccttttgatccccagtccttttgtttgtactttgtgcttttgttagttataattaaaaccattttttgagttctctgccacctgccttgcgttattgtttccctgcaattgggtccacacaacctgcctgcccccGCATTCCtgacacaaaacagtgaaggttggtggtggcaaaatcatggtctagagttacatccagtatgggggtgtgtgagagatctgcagggtggaaggcaacataaatagtctgaaatatcaacaaatcttagctgcctcttacattcctaaccataaaaagggacaaattctctctctacctcaaagttcctcaaggcaaagaagatcaagatcctccaggactggccagcccagtcaccagacatgaaaagggtgaaagaggaagcatggaaaacgaaacccaaaaatgttgatgacctctgggaggcatgcaaaactgctttctttgatgttcctgatcacttcatcaataaattgtatgaatccttgccgaagcccatggaagcagaggcgtcgcgtccatTAGGcagaccaggcaattgcctcgggcccccagagggccaacagatttagcacacgcagctttactgcgaccatgccagtgaaagccttgtgtctgagttccctgaaggggccccttcactcgctctacactcccccccctccctcccagtgagcggcgatttggctttttttatccttctggaagcaacagaagaaagaaaaaagcggaagaggggaaaaggaagcaagacagcggtgagtgtactacgttactgtagttttatgtcctaatgtagtagaagctgggcactttgagtgtcctaaaaagcgctctatgagaccgaggcgttattatacttttattaaatatgctattgctccaagtccaactgttccccttacttgcacacgctcaaagggccccatgttgcttgttggtgcctggggcccccggggacccttgtacGCCTctgcatggaagtcatacaaaatatgtaatttggatctcacagcaccactacttaatttacttatgttatgtaacatgtttttgtatttaattaatcacattaaaatatttgacgcaattaacgcacatgccctggtcaaacattaaaatgaaagcacagtgaaatgtgtactgtttttcggagttttgtcgccctctgctggtgcttgggtgcaactgattttatagccttcagcacccatgagcattgtgtaagtaattattggcatcaacaatggcgggctgctagtttattttttgattgaaaatttcacaaattttattaaaatgaaaacagtaagaggggttttaatataaaatgtctataacttgtactaacatttatcttttaagaactacaagtctttctatccatggatcgctttaacagaatgttaataatggtaatgccatcttgttgatttattgttataataaacaaatccaatacttatgtacggtatgttgaatgtatacatccatcttgtgtcttatctttccattccaacaataatttacagaaaaatatggcatattttatagatggtttgtattggcgattaattacgattaattcatttttaagctgtaattaactcgattaaaatttttaatcgtttgacagccctaatttgaagtacattttctattcagttttcacactactttctgtaggcgacaaaacctttgtcttgccaaaatttgacctttatgtctgcgTTAAATGAtatatcttttttcagtgaagcaAATCTACTTTTGTACATtcagcatcatttgggagggtcttagctttcatatgagccattcctGAAACCAATGGAATCATTaacagtcaggttattagcaattgtttcaacaaaatggataagcgacaaaactcttgtcagggactgtatatcggTATCCGatttttggacaatatcgggatgttGGCTAGTGAAATAGCGAAACAAGTGTAAACCTGCGAATATGGCACACTGACGGTGGCGGCGTTGAAGTTGTGCAGCTTGTGGCTGACCGAGCCGCTGCTGTAACTGGAAAAACTCATGACGTCAGACAAGGACGCCTCGGGGGCCTCCTTCTGAAACTTCTTCTCCATGCGCTTGTGGTGCTTCTTCTGCATCTTGGCGCACTCCTTGATGCGCCGTTCCGCGTCTCGGAAGGCCCGCTCTTTCAGCTTGTTCACCAGTTTGGGGTTGAGGCCCATCTGCTTGGAGGCGATGGAGTCCAGGTAGCGGACGCAGTCCATGTGATTCTTGGTGGCGGCCATGTCCAGCGGGGTGTGGTAGTCGTTGTCCAGGCACCACACGTTGGCACCGAACGACACCAGGAAGAAAAGGCAGTTGTGGTGACCGTTGGCGGCGGCCAGGTGGAGCGGCGTGTTTCCCCATATGTCGCACTTGTCGGGATTCCCTCTGTGGGGAGAAAACAATGAGCTTCAGGGTAGGGCTTGCTGGAAAGGTTGCTAAAACTTCCTAAGGTATTGTGACGCTCTATAAAGgcttagacttcataatggcatTGACGGCTCAGATTGGTCATGCTCTgtgcctcgcattcaagtagggcgCCGcccactaggcctgtcgcgataacaaattttagtgtgcgataattattctcataaattattgcgatatgcgatattattgcgcccccccaattttttttaaccaatttacaataacacagtgagaatacagtatatattaataatcaagtacacccatttaaacgcgataaatatttactcttaaattcaaaaatactttttaagaaatcacaactaaaaacaatagaccatgcctcttaagtgaaaaacaacaatatatatatatatataatttatatttttttacgtgattaattaaaaaaattaattacctcccattaacgcgataattttgacagccctaattcatatctataaagaattcggggattttaagcatttatccacaaaaaatttcaccggaaaagctctatttacatcaggcggccactagctacattcactaacagactagcattgtactttgacatattcaggtaaaataaacactaactgcatgtttttttgcttataaccaagaatcaggactgttttacgtccatatctataaataatttggggatttaacctatttttcacaagaattttcaccggaaaagctctgtttacctcAGGCGGTCGCTAACTACAGTTACGAGGAGACAAGCATTgtccttcgacatatttacgtaaaataaatgctaactgcgctttttttttttttttttttgcttttaaccaagaatcgagactcttttacatccatatctataaagaatttggggattaacCATTTATTTTCCCCAGAAAAGCTCTTTTACATAAGGTgaccactagctacattcactaactgaATATCATTgtccttcgacatatttacgtaaaataaatgagaactgaatgctttttaaaacatttttattttgcttttaaccaagaatcgagactgttttgcatccatatctataaagaattcagggatttaaccatttattcacatgaattttcactgaaaaagctctgtttacctcaggcggccactagctacattcactaggaGACAAGCATTgtcctttgacatatttacgtaaaataaatgctaactgcatgttttttgcttttaaccaagaatcgtccatatctataaaggattcagggatttaggcatttattcacaagaattttcactggaaaaacactgtttacatcaggcggccgctagctagctTCACTAGCTGACTATCATTgtccttcgacatatttacgtaaaataaatgagaactgaatgctttttaaaaaatttttattttgcttttaaccaagaatcgagactgttttacatccatatctataaagaatttggggatttaaccatttattcataagaattttcaccaaaaaagctctgtttacatcaagcggccgctagctacattcactgactagcattgtactttgaaataaatgcgaactgcatgttttttgcttttaaccacgaatcgagactgttttgcgtccatatctataaaggattcagggatttaggcatttattcacgagaattttcacTAGAAAAacactgtttacatcaggcgggtgCTAGCTAAATTCACTAACGAACTAGCATtgtattcaacatatttacgtaaaataaacgctaactgtacgttttttttttttttgcttttaaccaagaatcaatactgttttgcatccatatatattaagaatttggggattcaaccatttattcacaaaaactttcatcagaaaagctctgtttacataaggcggccgctagctacattcactaactgactagcattgtactttgacatatttacataaaataaatgcgaactgcatgtttgtttgtttgttttttttgtttgttttttttgcttttaaccaataatcgagactgttttgcttccatatctataaaggattctgggatttaagcatttattcacaagaattttcactggaaaaacactgtttacatcaggcggccgctagctaaatTCACTAAcgaactagcattgtacttcaacatatttacgtaaaataaacgctaactgcagtttttttattttgcttttaaccaaaaatcaagactgttttacgtccatatctatacagaattagggggtttaagcatttattctcaagaattttcaacgaaaaaagctctttgtcagtgattacactcggtcagctttgacggccccaccaacaatgcaggccccctatttatcggccccgtgtcccgtcaatacattattaaGTCTACGATAAAGGCATGAGTTTGGTGTGGATGGACTTAAACGATAATTTGGAATCGGGCCCCGCAGACATGCTGACCATCCAAAATCTTGTGTCAATTCTCGCTAACGAGTTGGCAGTCCGCAGCAAAGCGTGTTGTCTCGAGTCACGCAGGCTGTAATTTGAGCTCCCGCTCGTCGCCGCTGCCGCTTCATCGCCCTGCTCGTGTTACAGGCGAGGCTTTCGAAAGGTTGCGGCCGGCTCAAACTGCATCGTTGAGCGCGGCCGATGATGTCACTCGGCATTCCTCAAGTCTAATCATGACTGGCATGACAACATGGATCTCTCACATCCTGTATTACCAGCTAAAAACAACGGTTTAACTTGAAGATCCGGCAGCATAACAGAAACGTTTTTAGGCATCTCACACTCCAACAGACTGTTTTAATGGTAAAAACTGAGTTGGCATCTGATAAGAAATGATAAATCTGTTTACATTTATTCCGCCACTGCGACAACGCCTCACTTACATCAAGGTGCTATAAATGAATGTCAAAAGATGGAACTCAATTTATCTATTCAATTGGATGTTATTTATAACAGCTCCGATGACATAACACTGGGAACAAGATCGCGATAGCTGGCTTTTTGGAGTGTCCTTTATCATATTAGGGGATGTTTGCTTTCTCTGACAGTTGTTTGCCGGGCTCGGCGTCTTCCCGTGACGATGTCATCATCACCATCCAATGGCAGTTATTTATGGAGAATGTTAGTACCTTGTCTCAGGCTCCTATCATTAGAGGAATACTTGCAGCGGGGCTTTTGTTTGCACTGATTCCGTGGGAATCGGTCACGCTTTGCCGAGTACGTGACCACGGTCTCGAATTGGAACGTGAAATCGGCGCAGGTGCACCCAGTCTTTCGGTTTGGAGTGTGACAACCAGGCTCAAAGGACGTGAATGATGATTGATGAGGAGGCTTCACAATGGGCCCCTTTTTCTGAGTGGCAGGAGAAACAGGTCAGCCGTTAAGGATGAGCCCGTTGCGTGCTTCATCTTCTCGCCAGCGCCTCGTGCCGCGGTGCTTTTCGTCAAGTCAGGATTTCTCTTTGCGCGCACTTCTCTATAACCTGCATTAAAGCTATAGAAATGGGTTACACTGATCGTAAGCAAA
Coding sequences within it:
- the ush1ga gene encoding pre-mRNA splicing regulator USH1G isoform X2, whose translation is MNDRYHKAARDGYLDLLKEATRKDLNAPDEDGMTPTLWAAYHGNLEALRLIVARGGNPDKCDIWGNTPLHLAAANGHHNCLFFLVSFGANVWCLDNDYHTPLDMAATKNHMDCVRYLDSIASKQMGLNPKLVNKLKERAFRDAERRIKECAKMQKKHHKRMEKKFQKEAPEASLSDVMSFSSYSSGSVSHKLHNFNAATVSVPYSQATLHATNRGKTKIQKKLEKKKQGDGTFKIYEDGRKSVRSLSGLQLGNDVMFMKPGTYVGPKDYGRRNVRDMFPREHDDDAISRAISEPDLHAVPSEVSTDSGHDSLFNRPGLGTMVFRRNYVSGGMFDLGDPDGADGPGDGARLRSRAHPRRSLDDDSIGSARSLQERNLEELPWEEVELGLDDDDEAHTAPLEVFLATQSMSEFFSIFRREKIDLQALLLCSDQDLKSIHIPLGPRKKILDACQRRLETIEDPECIEDTEL
- the ush1ga gene encoding pre-mRNA splicing regulator USH1G isoform X3, whose protein sequence is MNDRYHKAARDGYLDLLKEATRKDLNAPDEDGMTPTLWAAYHGNLEALRLIVARGGNPDKCDIWGNTPLHLAAANGHHNCLFFLVSFGANVWCLDNDYHTPLDMAATKNHMDCVRYLDSIASKQMGLNPKLVNKLKERAFRDAERRIKECAKMQKKHHKRMEKKFQKEAPEASLSDVMSFSSYSSGSVSHKLHNFNAATATLHATNRGKTKIQKKLEKKKQGDGTFKIYEDGRKSVRSLSGLQLGNDVMFMKPGTYVGPKDYGRRNVRDMFPREHDDDAISRAISEPDLHAVPSEVSTDSGHDSLFNRPGLGTMVFRRNYVSGGMFDLGDPDGADGPGDGARLRSRAHPRRSLDDDSIGSARSLQERNLEELPWEEVELGLDDDDEAHTAPLEVFLATQSMSEFFSIFRREKIDLQALLLCSDQDLKSIHIPLGPRKKILDACQRRLETIEDPECIEDTEL
- the ush1ga gene encoding pre-mRNA splicing regulator USH1G isoform X1, coding for MNDRYHKAARDGYLDLLKEATRKDLNAPDEDGMTPTLWAAYHGNLEALRLIVARGGNPDKCDIWGNTPLHLAAANGHHNCLFFLVSFGANVWCLDNDYHTPLDMAATKNHMDCVRYLDSIASKQMGLNPKLVNKLKERAFRDAERRIKECAKMQKKHHKRMEKKFQKEAPEASLSDVMSFSSYSSGSVSHKLHNFNAATVSVPYSQATLHATNRGKTKIQKKLEKKKQGDGTFKIYEDGRKSVRSLSGLQLGNDVMFMKPGTYVGPKDYGRRNVRDMFPREHDDDAISRAISEPDLHAVPSEVSTDSGHDSLFNRPGLGTMVFRRNYVSGGMFDLGDPDGADGPGDGARLRSRAHPRRSLDDDSIGSARSLQERNLEELPWEEVELGLDDDDEAHTAPLEVFLATQSMSEFFSIFRREKIDLQALLLCSDQDLKSIHIPLGPRKKILDACQRRLETIEDPECIEDTEL